From Pulveribacter suum, a single genomic window includes:
- the pheT gene encoding phenylalanine--tRNA ligase subunit beta — translation MQFPESWLREFCNPPLSTQELADTLTMAGLEVEELRPVAPPFTKIVVGEIKTAEQHPNADRLRVCQVDVGGPELLNIVCGAPNARVGIRVPCALVGAELPPGEDGKPFVIKVGKLRGVESQGMLCSARELQLSDDHGGLLELAEDAPLGRDIRQHLLLDDTLFTLKLTPNLAHALSVYGVAREVAALTGAPLLRPEFPQLATQSDERLPVRIAAPDLCGRFSGRIVRGVNPRALTPQWMVDRLARCGQRSVAPLVDISNYVMFELGRPSHIFDLDKIQGGLEVRWGRAGEALTLLNGNTVTVDEKVGVIADAAQVESLAGIMGGDATAVGDDTKNIYVEAAFWWPAAIAGRSRRYNFSTDAGHRFERGVDPEGTVEHIERITQLILHICGTPETTVGPLDDHRVNMPKAEPVRLRVARAAKVIGMPLTEAQCVQALQRLGLALQHADGVITVTPPSYRFDLRLEEDLIEEVARLVGYEQLPTTPPLAPITARVPPEARRSSFAVRRELAALGYQETINFSFVEESWERELAGNDAAIRLLNPIASHLSVMRSSLLGSLLQVLKFNLDRKAPRVRVFEIGRVFARDASVPASDSSVEGISQPMRVAGLAYGAVDTLQWGTKDRAADFFDAKGDVQALLAPLVPTFEPAEHPALHPGRCARVLLDGQPIGFVGELHPRWRQSWELPAAPVLFELALDAALRRCVPQFESVARRQPVERDIAVVVAERVSHTQVMQAVRGALPASLLRSAVLFDVFRPQPERAGQPGALAVGEKSLAIRLTLSSDSAALQDAEIDAAVQSVVQALAQHTGARLR, via the coding sequence ATGCAATTTCCCGAATCCTGGTTGCGCGAGTTCTGCAACCCGCCCCTGAGCACGCAGGAACTGGCCGACACCCTGACCATGGCCGGCCTGGAGGTCGAGGAGCTGCGCCCCGTCGCTCCGCCGTTCACGAAGATCGTGGTGGGCGAGATCAAGACCGCCGAGCAGCATCCCAACGCCGACCGCCTGCGCGTGTGCCAGGTGGATGTGGGCGGGCCGGAGCTTCTGAACATCGTCTGCGGTGCACCCAACGCCCGCGTGGGCATCCGCGTGCCCTGCGCGCTGGTGGGCGCCGAGCTGCCCCCGGGCGAGGACGGCAAGCCCTTTGTCATCAAGGTTGGCAAGCTGCGCGGCGTGGAAAGCCAAGGCATGCTGTGCTCGGCGCGCGAACTGCAACTGTCCGACGACCACGGCGGCCTGCTGGAGCTGGCGGAAGACGCCCCGCTGGGCCGGGACATCCGCCAGCACCTGTTGCTGGACGACACGCTGTTCACCCTGAAGCTCACGCCCAACCTGGCGCACGCGCTCAGCGTCTATGGCGTGGCGCGCGAGGTGGCCGCGCTGACCGGCGCGCCCCTGCTGCGCCCCGAATTCCCGCAGCTGGCCACGCAGAGCGACGAACGCCTGCCTGTGCGCATCGCCGCCCCCGACCTGTGCGGCCGCTTTTCCGGTCGCATCGTGCGCGGCGTGAACCCGCGTGCGCTCACCCCCCAGTGGATGGTGGACCGCCTGGCGCGCTGCGGCCAGCGCAGCGTGGCGCCGCTGGTGGACATCTCCAACTACGTCATGTTCGAGCTGGGCCGGCCCTCGCACATCTTCGACCTGGACAAGATCCAGGGCGGCCTGGAGGTGCGCTGGGGCAGGGCGGGCGAAGCGCTCACGCTGCTCAACGGCAATACCGTCACGGTGGACGAGAAGGTCGGCGTGATCGCCGATGCCGCGCAGGTGGAGTCGCTGGCCGGCATCATGGGCGGCGACGCCACGGCCGTGGGCGACGACACGAAGAACATCTATGTCGAGGCCGCCTTCTGGTGGCCGGCGGCGATCGCCGGCCGCTCGCGCCGCTACAACTTCTCCACCGACGCCGGCCACCGCTTCGAGCGCGGCGTGGACCCGGAAGGCACGGTGGAGCACATCGAGCGCATCACCCAGCTCATCCTGCACATCTGCGGCACGCCCGAGACCACCGTCGGCCCGCTCGACGATCACCGCGTGAACATGCCCAAGGCAGAACCCGTGCGCCTGCGCGTGGCGCGCGCGGCCAAGGTCATCGGCATGCCTTTGACCGAGGCGCAGTGCGTGCAGGCGCTGCAGCGCCTGGGCCTGGCCTTGCAGCACGCCGATGGCGTGATCACCGTCACCCCGCCGTCCTACCGCTTCGATCTGCGCCTGGAAGAAGACCTGATCGAAGAGGTGGCCCGCCTGGTCGGCTACGAGCAGCTGCCCACCACGCCGCCGCTGGCGCCCATCACCGCGCGCGTGCCGCCTGAAGCGCGCCGCAGCAGCTTTGCCGTGCGCCGCGAGCTGGCGGCCCTGGGCTACCAGGAAACCATCAACTTCAGCTTCGTCGAAGAAAGCTGGGAGCGCGAGCTGGCCGGCAACGACGCGGCCATCCGCCTGCTCAACCCCATCGCCAGCCACCTGAGCGTGATGCGCTCGTCGCTGCTGGGCTCACTGCTGCAGGTGCTGAAGTTCAACCTGGACCGCAAGGCGCCGCGCGTGCGCGTGTTCGAGATCGGCCGCGTGTTCGCCCGCGATGCCAGCGTGCCCGCCAGCGACAGCTCGGTGGAGGGCATCTCCCAGCCCATGCGTGTGGCCGGCCTGGCCTATGGCGCGGTGGACACGCTGCAGTGGGGCACCAAGGACCGCGCCGCGGACTTCTTCGACGCCAAGGGCGACGTGCAGGCGCTGCTGGCGCCGCTGGTGCCGACCTTCGAGCCGGCCGAGCACCCGGCGCTGCACCCCGGCCGCTGCGCCCGCGTGCTGCTGGACGGCCAGCCCATTGGCTTCGTCGGCGAGCTGCACCCGCGCTGGCGCCAGTCCTGGGAGCTGCCCGCTGCGCCCGTGCTGTTCGAGCTGGCGCTGGACGCCGCCCTGCGCCGCTGCGTGCCGCAGTTCGAGTCCGTGGCGCGCCGCCAGCCGGTGGAGCGCGACATCGCCGTGGTGGTGGCCGAGCGTGTATCGCATACCCAGGTCATGCAGGCGGTGCGCGGTGCGCTGCCGGCCAGCCTGCTGCGCTCGGCCGTGCTGTTTGACGTGTTCCGTCCCCAGCCCGAGCGCGCCGGCCAGCCCGGCGCCCTGGCCGTGGGCGAGAAGAGCCTGGCCATCCGCCTGACGCTGTCCAGCGACAGCGCCGCGCTGCAGGACGCCGAGATCGACGCGGCCGTGCAAAGCGTGGTCCAGGCCCTGGCCCAGCACACCGGAGCGCGGCTGCGATGA
- a CDS encoding integration host factor subunit alpha: protein MELAVQSLESPALTKAQLAELLFEQIGLNKRESKDMVDAFFDLIAQRLVDGEDVKLSGFGNFQIRVKAPRPGRNPRTGESIPIEARRVVTFHASSKLKEQLQELGGDKV, encoded by the coding sequence ATGGAGCTGGCCGTGCAGAGCCTGGAATCGCCCGCGCTGACCAAGGCGCAGCTGGCCGAGTTGCTGTTCGAGCAGATCGGCCTGAACAAGCGCGAGTCCAAGGACATGGTGGACGCCTTCTTTGACCTGATCGCCCAGCGCTTGGTGGACGGCGAGGACGTCAAGCTGTCGGGCTTCGGCAACTTCCAGATCCGCGTGAAGGCGCCGCGCCCGGGCCGCAACCCGCGCACCGGCGAGTCCATCCCCATCGAGGCGCGCCGCGTGGTGACCTTCCATGCCAGCAGCAAGCTCAAGGAGCAGCTGCAGGAGCTGGGGGGCGACAAGGTCTGA
- a CDS encoding MerR family transcriptional regulator, translating to MSNALPPIPAKRYFTIGEVAQLCGVKPHVLRYWEQEFSQLRPMKRRGNRRYYQHHEVLMIRRIRELLYEQGFTIIGARNRLGELAQAARAPASTASAEMQADAGENILAATLVPSIVPLELAGQDAPGRAAAVDPALLRRELEEIRAILF from the coding sequence ATGAGCAACGCGCTGCCCCCCATTCCTGCCAAGCGCTACTTCACCATCGGTGAGGTGGCCCAGCTGTGCGGCGTCAAGCCGCACGTGCTGCGCTACTGGGAGCAGGAGTTCAGCCAGCTGCGGCCCATGAAGCGCCGGGGCAATCGGCGCTACTACCAGCACCACGAGGTGCTGATGATCCGCCGCATCCGCGAACTGCTGTATGAGCAGGGCTTCACCATCATCGGGGCGCGCAACCGCCTTGGCGAACTGGCCCAGGCGGCGAGGGCGCCTGCTTCGACTGCTTCCGCAGAAATGCAGGCCGATGCCGGAGAGAACATCCTGGCGGCCACACTGGTTCCGTCCATCGTCCCGCTGGAGCTGGCAGGCCAGGATGCCCCGGGCCGGGCCGCTGCCGTCGATCCGGCACTGCTGCGCAGGGAGCTCGAAGAAATTCGCGCGATTCTTTTCTGA
- the cbiB gene encoding adenosylcobinamide-phosphate synthase CbiB, with translation MWTHPWWAGLAMAAAAGLVALAVDALWGEPPAWAHPVVWMGRALGALGTRIAPGDLRRRDYPAFWAAALVWCVLAALVLIVAGSLQWLLLHHLPPWLAALALGGLLKPLLAWRMLHAEVQAVEEALAESLQAGRERLAWLVSRDTAALSAAEVRESAIESLAENLSDSVVAPLVWFALLGLPGAALYRFANTADAMWGYPGWRGQGAARRHWQWAGKWAARADDALSWLPARLTAALLLVTAARRVPAAGLRRDARATPSPNGGWPMGAMARLLDVRLGKPGAYVLNPQGQPPQSAHMALALVHARNVVRALACIALAAMIFAFLTWMRL, from the coding sequence ATGTGGACTCATCCGTGGTGGGCTGGACTGGCAATGGCTGCTGCTGCCGGGCTGGTGGCGCTGGCAGTCGATGCCCTGTGGGGCGAGCCGCCGGCGTGGGCCCATCCGGTCGTGTGGATGGGGCGTGCGCTGGGCGCGCTGGGCACGCGCATCGCGCCTGGCGACCTGCGGCGGCGCGACTACCCGGCTTTCTGGGCTGCAGCCCTTGTCTGGTGCGTGCTGGCAGCTCTGGTTTTGATAGTGGCCGGCAGCCTGCAATGGTTGCTGCTGCACCACCTGCCGCCCTGGCTTGCAGCGCTGGCTCTGGGAGGGCTGCTCAAGCCCCTGCTGGCTTGGCGGATGCTGCACGCGGAGGTGCAGGCGGTCGAGGAGGCTCTCGCTGAATCGCTGCAGGCCGGCCGCGAGCGCCTGGCCTGGCTGGTCAGCCGCGACACGGCGGCGCTCAGCGCGGCAGAAGTGCGCGAAAGCGCCATCGAATCCCTGGCCGAGAACCTGAGCGACTCCGTCGTGGCGCCGCTCGTGTGGTTTGCCCTGCTGGGCCTGCCGGGCGCGGCGCTGTACCGCTTTGCCAATACGGCGGACGCCATGTGGGGCTACCCTGGCTGGCGCGGCCAGGGCGCGGCGCGGCGGCATTGGCAGTGGGCTGGCAAGTGGGCGGCGCGTGCGGACGACGCCCTGAGCTGGCTGCCCGCGCGGCTGACGGCGGCGCTGCTGCTCGTGACGGCCGCCCGCCGCGTGCCTGCTGCCGGCCTGCGCCGCGACGCCCGCGCCACCCCGTCGCCCAACGGCGGCTGGCCCATGGGCGCCATGGCCCGGCTGCTGGATGTGCGCCTGGGCAAGCCGGGCGCCTATGTGCTCAACCCGCAGGGCCAGCCGCCCCAGTCGGCGCACATGGCGCTGGCGCTGGTCCATGCAAGAAATGTGGTCCGGGCCCTTGCCTGCATTGCGCTGGCAGCTATGATTTTTGCTTTTCTGACCTGGATGCGCCTTTGA
- a CDS encoding aminotransferase class I/II-fold pyridoxal phosphate-dependent enzyme: MTAPEHGGPDALGVPLHDFSTNANACGPCPVTLAALAQADRSRYPDPAYTALTEALAAFHQVDTPRIVLAASASECIHRISAVAARSGVRRAVVPAHGYGDYARAAAIWGLVCNPAPLDDDAALHWACEPASPLGGADAQLPGWAARPGAWQVLDCAYAPLRLDGPGGAALLPPHVWQLWSPNKALGLTGVRAAYAIAPAAAVQGGTAQRLRALSPSWPIGAEGVALLHSWVQPETQHWLARTLPTLRQWKADQLRLCERLGWPVLPGSLANFFTALLAPGEGAPLLAALRAQGVKLRDCASFGLPGHVRLGVLPPASQEALHRAWHSYHCGT; this comes from the coding sequence TTGACTGCCCCCGAGCACGGCGGCCCCGATGCCCTCGGCGTGCCGCTGCATGACTTTTCCACCAACGCCAATGCCTGCGGCCCGTGCCCGGTGACGCTGGCCGCCCTGGCGCAGGCCGATCGCAGCCGCTACCCCGACCCGGCCTACACCGCGCTGACCGAGGCGCTGGCCGCCTTCCACCAGGTGGACACACCGCGCATCGTGCTGGCCGCCAGCGCCAGCGAATGCATCCACCGCATCAGCGCCGTGGCCGCGCGCAGCGGCGTGCGCCGCGCCGTGGTGCCTGCGCACGGCTACGGCGACTACGCCCGCGCCGCGGCGATCTGGGGCCTGGTTTGCAACCCGGCTCCGCTGGACGATGACGCGGCCCTGCACTGGGCCTGCGAGCCTGCCAGCCCGCTGGGCGGGGCCGACGCGCAGCTGCCGGGCTGGGCCGCCCGGCCCGGCGCCTGGCAGGTGCTGGATTGCGCCTATGCCCCGCTGCGGCTGGACGGCCCGGGCGGCGCCGCGCTCCTGCCGCCGCATGTCTGGCAGCTGTGGTCGCCCAACAAGGCCCTGGGGCTGACGGGCGTGCGCGCGGCCTATGCCATCGCCCCGGCTGCTGCCGTGCAAGGCGGCACGGCGCAGCGCCTGCGCGCACTCAGCCCTTCGTGGCCCATCGGGGCAGAGGGCGTGGCGTTGCTCCATTCGTGGGTGCAGCCCGAGACCCAGCACTGGCTGGCCCGCACGCTGCCCACCCTGCGCCAATGGAAGGCCGACCAGCTGCGGCTGTGCGAGCGCCTGGGCTGGCCGGTGCTGCCCGGCAGCCTGGCCAACTTCTTCACCGCGCTGCTGGCGCCGGGCGAGGGCGCGCCGCTGCTGGCCGCGTTGCGCGCGCAGGGGGTCAAGCTGCGCGACTGCGCCTCGTTCGGGCTGCCCGGCCATGTCCGGCTGGGCGTGCTGCCGCCGGCCTCGCAAGAGGCGTTGCACCGCGCCTGGCACAGCTACCATTGCGGCACATGA
- a CDS encoding HipA family kinase produces MTDQSLPLRRVDVRRYVTPLREGGSLPAVVEADDLGLYVLKFRGAGQGVRALMAEIICARLAGALGLALPEVVLAELDAELARTEPDPEIQDLIRASAGPNVALDYLPGAINFDPAADHVSSDFASRLVWFDTLVSNVDRTARNTNLLVWQGQPWLIDHGACLTFHHAWNGAVADPGKPFAPIADHVLLPGATALAQVDGPLAERLTPAVLQAALAAVPDSFLVQAAGQGAATLAEPALHRQAYVQYFQARLADRRRWVQGAIDARG; encoded by the coding sequence ATGACTGACCAATCTTTGCCGCTGCGGCGGGTGGATGTGCGGCGCTACGTCACCCCTCTGCGCGAGGGCGGCTCGCTGCCGGCCGTGGTCGAGGCAGACGACCTGGGCCTGTACGTGCTCAAGTTCCGCGGCGCCGGGCAGGGCGTGCGTGCGCTGATGGCCGAGATCATCTGCGCCCGCCTGGCCGGGGCGCTGGGCCTGGCCCTGCCCGAGGTCGTACTGGCCGAGCTGGACGCCGAGCTGGCCCGCACCGAGCCCGACCCGGAGATCCAGGACCTGATCCGCGCCAGCGCCGGCCCGAACGTGGCGCTGGACTACCTGCCCGGTGCCATCAATTTCGACCCGGCCGCCGACCACGTGTCGTCCGACTTCGCCTCGCGCCTGGTCTGGTTCGACACGCTGGTCAGCAACGTGGACCGCACCGCCCGCAACACCAACCTGCTCGTCTGGCAGGGCCAGCCCTGGCTGATCGACCATGGTGCCTGCCTGACCTTCCACCACGCCTGGAACGGCGCGGTGGCGGACCCCGGCAAGCCCTTTGCCCCCATAGCAGATCACGTGTTGCTGCCCGGCGCCACGGCCCTGGCGCAGGTGGACGGGCCGCTGGCCGAGCGCTTGACGCCCGCCGTGCTGCAGGCAGCCCTGGCGGCCGTGCCCGACAGCTTTCTGGTACAGGCAGCCGGGCAGGGCGCCGCAACCCTGGCCGAGCCGGCGCTGCACCGCCAGGCCTATGTGCAGTACTTCCAGGCGCGCCTGGCCGATCGCCGCCGCTGGGTGCAAGGAGCCATCGATGCCCGCGGCTGA
- a CDS encoding DUF3037 domain-containing protein, translated as MPAAELFDYAIVRVVPRVERGEFINVGAIVSCQRTGYLAAAAELDEARLHALDPWADPALVRRHLAALQAICAGAPGAGPIAQLPHRARFHWLTARRSSILQTSPVHTGRCDDMAAMLAHLMQRMVRPLPLRGAHETREAHQTREAVA; from the coding sequence ATGCCCGCGGCTGAGTTGTTCGACTACGCCATCGTGCGCGTCGTGCCGCGCGTGGAGCGGGGCGAATTCATCAACGTGGGCGCCATCGTCTCGTGCCAGCGCACCGGCTATCTGGCGGCCGCGGCCGAGCTGGACGAGGCCCGCCTGCACGCGCTGGACCCCTGGGCCGACCCGGCCCTGGTGCGCCGCCACCTGGCGGCCCTGCAGGCCATCTGCGCGGGCGCACCGGGCGCCGGCCCCATCGCGCAGCTGCCGCACCGCGCGCGCTTTCACTGGCTGACGGCACGGCGCAGCAGCATCCTGCAGACCTCGCCCGTACACACCGGCCGCTGCGACGACATGGCCGCCATGCTGGCGCACCTGATGCAGCGCATGGTGCGCCCGCTGCCCCTGCGCGGCGCGCACGAAACGCGCGAAGCGCACCAAACGCGCGAGGCGGTGGCATGA
- a CDS encoding cobyric acid synthase, which translates to MTARCIMVLGTSSGAGKSWLATALCRWYANQGLKVAPFKAQNMSNNARVVATPQGEYGEIGSAQYFQALAARAVPDVRMNPLLLKPEADTKSQVVLLGRVNRELTQVPWRERSRHVWPMLAQALDSLREENDVVVIEGAGSPAEINLRTSDVVNMRVAQHAGARCLLVADIDRGGAFAHLFGTWALLPQADRELIRGFVLNKFRGDATLLAPAPQMLHEQTGVPVVATIPMQYGHGLPEEDGLYEGSLRTAAGAVHTRVAIAAYPRASNLDEFAPLQSAGGVRVVWARSPAELEGADWVILPGSKATAADLAWLRAQGLDGAIARHAGAGGRVLGVCGGLQMLGEALIDTVGVDGNGPGLGLLPLVTSFEATKTVLSTRARFGNAAGAWQALAGVPVQGYEIHHGQTAQHPAMAANGDLARELIPGLAWQNGAGNVLGVYLHGLFENAAVLQALLGGSVQTLDAAFERMAAGVGRWFDTRILRL; encoded by the coding sequence ATGACGGCGCGCTGCATCATGGTGCTGGGCACCAGCAGCGGCGCGGGCAAGAGCTGGCTGGCCACCGCGCTGTGCCGCTGGTATGCCAACCAGGGCCTGAAGGTGGCGCCCTTCAAGGCGCAGAACATGAGCAACAACGCCCGCGTGGTAGCCACGCCGCAGGGCGAGTATGGCGAGATCGGCAGCGCCCAGTACTTCCAGGCCCTGGCCGCGCGCGCCGTGCCCGACGTGCGCATGAACCCGCTGCTGCTCAAGCCCGAAGCCGACACCAAAAGCCAGGTGGTGCTGCTGGGGCGCGTGAACCGCGAGTTGACGCAGGTGCCCTGGCGCGAGCGCAGCCGCCATGTGTGGCCAATGCTGGCCCAGGCGCTGGACAGCCTGCGCGAAGAAAACGACGTGGTGGTGATCGAAGGCGCCGGCTCGCCCGCCGAGATCAACCTGCGCACCAGCGACGTGGTCAACATGCGGGTGGCGCAGCATGCAGGCGCGCGCTGCCTGCTGGTGGCCGACATCGACCGCGGCGGCGCTTTTGCCCACCTGTTTGGCACCTGGGCGCTGCTGCCCCAGGCCGACCGCGAGCTGATCCGCGGCTTCGTGCTGAACAAATTCCGGGGCGACGCCACGCTGCTGGCCCCGGCGCCGCAGATGCTGCACGAGCAGACCGGCGTGCCGGTGGTGGCCACCATCCCCATGCAATACGGCCATGGCCTGCCCGAAGAGGACGGCCTGTACGAAGGCAGCCTGCGCACGGCGGCCGGCGCCGTGCACACGCGGGTGGCCATCGCCGCCTACCCGCGCGCCAGCAACCTGGACGAATTCGCACCGCTGCAGTCCGCCGGCGGCGTGCGCGTGGTCTGGGCGCGCAGCCCGGCCGAGCTGGAGGGCGCGGACTGGGTCATCCTGCCCGGCAGCAAGGCCACCGCCGCCGACCTGGCCTGGCTGCGCGCGCAGGGCCTGGACGGCGCCATCGCCCGCCACGCCGGCGCCGGCGGCCGCGTGCTGGGCGTATGCGGCGGCCTGCAGATGCTGGGCGAGGCGCTGATCGACACCGTGGGCGTGGACGGCAACGGCCCCGGCCTGGGACTGCTGCCGCTGGTCACCAGTTTTGAGGCCACCAAAACCGTGCTGAGCACCCGGGCGCGCTTTGGCAACGCGGCCGGCGCCTGGCAGGCCCTGGCCGGCGTGCCCGTGCAGGGCTACGAAATCCATCACGGCCAGACGGCCCAGCACCCGGCCATGGCCGCCAACGGCGACCTGGCGCGCGAGCTGATCCCCGGCCTGGCCTGGCAAAACGGCGCGGGCAACGTGCTGGGCGTGTACCTGCACGGCCTGTTTGAGAACGCCGCCGTGCTGCAGGCCCTGCTGGGCGGCAGCGTGCAGACGCTGGATGCTGCCTTCGAGCGCATGGCGGCAGGGGTCGGACGCTGGTTCGACACGCGGATATTGCGGCTGTAA
- the cobT gene encoding nicotinate-nucleotide--dimethylbenzimidazole phosphoribosyltransferase: MNTLPAIPSIADAALAARLQSLIDHKTKPLGSLGRLEALAVRIGLILGSEAPELHAPQVLVCAADHGLAARGVSAFPSDVTWQMVHNFVTGGAAVSVLARQHGLGLTVVDCGVRHDFAPYPGLVVRKIAPGTQDASAGPAMTAAQCAHAMANGREVVAALPGNALLLGEMGIGNTSSAALLLARLTDTDVADCAGPGTGLDAAGVARKVAVLRQALAANAAAREPLDALAALGGFEIATLVGAVLQAAAERRVIVVDGFITSAAVLVAARLAPAVLQRCVFSHQSQEPGHLRMLAALQAEPLLELGLRLGEGSGAALAWPLLASACAILREMASFESAGVAQRT, encoded by the coding sequence ATGAACACCCTTCCCGCCATCCCCTCCATCGCCGACGCAGCGCTCGCCGCGCGGCTGCAGTCCCTCATCGACCACAAGACCAAGCCCCTGGGCTCGCTGGGCCGGCTGGAGGCGCTGGCCGTGCGCATCGGCCTCATCCTGGGCAGCGAGGCGCCCGAGCTGCACGCCCCGCAGGTGCTGGTGTGCGCGGCCGACCATGGCCTGGCGGCGCGCGGCGTGTCGGCCTTTCCCAGCGACGTGACGTGGCAGATGGTGCACAACTTCGTCACCGGCGGCGCGGCGGTGAGCGTGCTGGCGCGCCAGCATGGCCTGGGCCTCACGGTGGTGGACTGCGGCGTGCGCCACGACTTCGCGCCGTACCCCGGCCTGGTGGTACGCAAGATTGCGCCAGGCACGCAGGACGCCAGCGCCGGCCCGGCCATGACCGCGGCGCAGTGCGCACACGCCATGGCCAATGGCCGCGAGGTGGTCGCGGCACTGCCTGGCAACGCGCTGCTGCTGGGCGAGATGGGCATTGGCAACACCTCCAGCGCCGCGCTGCTGCTGGCGCGGCTGACGGACACCGACGTGGCCGACTGCGCCGGCCCCGGCACCGGCCTGGACGCAGCGGGCGTGGCGCGCAAGGTGGCCGTGCTGCGCCAGGCGCTGGCGGCCAATGCCGCGGCGCGCGAGCCCCTGGATGCGCTGGCCGCCCTGGGCGGCTTTGAGATCGCCACGCTGGTGGGCGCCGTGTTGCAGGCAGCGGCCGAGCGGCGCGTCATCGTGGTCGATGGCTTCATCACCAGCGCGGCGGTGCTGGTGGCGGCGCGCCTGGCCCCGGCCGTGCTGCAGCGCTGCGTGTTCTCGCACCAGTCCCAGGAGCCCGGCCACCTGCGCATGCTGGCGGCCCTGCAGGCCGAGCCGCTGCTGGAGCTGGGTTTGCGCCTGGGCGAGGGCTCGGGCGCGGCGCTGGCCTGGCCGCTGCTGGCTTCGGCCTGCGCCATCCTGCGGGAGATGGCGAGCTTTGAATCGGCAGGGGTGGCGCAGCGCACGTAG
- a CDS encoding GGDEF domain-containing protein: protein MSSLDPRSLIIMANFMALVMGAVLGFMWRQYPRTIHGLREWALMPAVWIVGAFLYLVPGRTEVMLWLANAGVLAGFGLFHLGCLYFLDRPAPVRALLGAFALLMGALGWFTWGAPSYVARVVVVSAAIAALHAWTLVVLWRHGTRRLPTRLVQLTLSVHLVILLVRMQSAMTARQIEGLMEPSSVQTFYIGAFVMTVLTLSIGALLMATDRVRSEFEHLAAHDSLTEALNRRAILALCQDEQDRSLRQPRPFSLMMLDLDHFKAINDNHGHQHGDRVLAHFAHTLRGVLRRTDRLGRYGGEEFLVLLPGTDAQAATALAGRMRAALASGHPLDCKVSIGVTEWQGAADSIDGMLARADAALYQAKAQGRDRTCVG from the coding sequence ATGAGCTCCCTCGACCCCCGATCGCTGATCATCATGGCCAACTTCATGGCGCTGGTGATGGGCGCCGTGCTGGGGTTCATGTGGCGGCAATACCCGCGCACCATCCACGGCCTGCGCGAATGGGCGCTCATGCCGGCGGTGTGGATCGTCGGGGCATTCCTGTACCTGGTCCCGGGCAGAACCGAGGTGATGCTGTGGCTGGCCAACGCAGGCGTGCTGGCGGGCTTCGGGCTGTTTCACCTGGGCTGCCTGTATTTTCTGGATCGGCCCGCTCCCGTGCGTGCGCTGCTAGGCGCCTTCGCGCTGCTGATGGGCGCGCTGGGCTGGTTTACCTGGGGCGCTCCGTCTTACGTCGCGCGGGTTGTCGTGGTCAGCGCTGCCATTGCTGCACTGCACGCCTGGACGCTGGTGGTGCTGTGGCGCCACGGCACGCGGCGCCTGCCCACGCGCCTGGTGCAGCTCACGCTGTCGGTGCATCTGGTGATCCTGCTGGTGCGCATGCAGTCCGCAATGACCGCCAGGCAGATAGAAGGCCTGATGGAGCCGTCCAGCGTGCAGACGTTCTACATCGGCGCCTTCGTCATGACTGTGCTGACCCTGTCCATCGGCGCGTTGTTGATGGCAACCGACCGCGTACGCAGCGAGTTCGAGCACCTGGCCGCGCACGACAGCCTGACGGAGGCGCTGAACCGCAGGGCCATCCTGGCGCTGTGCCAGGACGAGCAGGACCGCAGCCTGCGCCAGCCCCGGCCCTTCAGCCTGATGATGCTGGACCTGGACCATTTCAAGGCCATCAACGACAACCACGGGCACCAGCACGGCGACCGGGTGCTGGCGCATTTTGCCCACACCCTGCGCGGCGTGCTGCGCCGCACGGACCGGCTGGGCCGCTATGGCGGCGAAGAGTTTCTCGTGCTGTTGCCGGGCACCGACGCCCAGGCCGCCACGGCGCTTGCCGGGCGCATGCGCGCGGCCCTGGCCTCGGGCCACCCGCTGGACTGCAAGGTCAGCATCGGCGTGACCGAGTGGCAGGGCGCCGCAGACTCCATCGACGGCATGCTGGCGCGTGCTGATGCCGCCCTGTACCAGGCCAAGGCGCAGGGGCGCGACCGGACCTGTGTAGGTTGA